The following are encoded in a window of Cucurbita pepo subsp. pepo cultivar mu-cu-16 chromosome LG12, ASM280686v2, whole genome shotgun sequence genomic DNA:
- the LOC111806469 gene encoding protein SIEVE ELEMENT OCCLUSION B-like codes for MATTLKAPTGAAPSLLHSKHASTHKEEVGTKHFSDELVTGHIYAKHRDDDSTKIDLPSYISVIENIITTADQIIDTVHRGTDGRLVHSDASLAFNVVIEPPLCTLHRISSELSCKAPGIEKAHETTLEIFEILANYPWEAKAALTLIAFAADYGDLWHLHHYSHADPLAKSLAIIKRVATLKKHLDSLRYRQVLLNPKSLIQSCLQAIKYMDEIREFSKYDVKELSELPAALRLIPLVTYWVIHTIVASRIELSSYLSETENQPQRYLNDLSEKMARVLDVLEKHLETLREQHEEVDLYRWLVDHIEHYRTDITLVIPKLLSGRTETKPLIDGSTLREVGIHESLSGKNVILVISGLDISEDDIKAIHNVYDELKSRGTNYEIVWIPIILESNHEDDHKKYEYLRSTMKWYSIQFTTKISGMRYLEEKWQLREDPLVVVLSPQSEVVFMNAIHLIRVWGTEAIDFKEDRAKFLLRKNWPDSTLVKFTHQPRLQSWIKQEKSILFYGGKEPMWIQQFEERVEILKSDPLIRDGGSFEIVRIGKNAKGEDDPALMARFWKIQWGYFIVKSQLIGSSASETTEDILRLISYQNEDGWVVLSVGSAPVLVGRGILILKLLEEFPKWKQSLRLKAFPDAFRDYFNELALKSHQCDRVILPGFSGYIPMIVNCPECPRFMETGISFKCCHGGAHM; via the exons ATGGCCACTACACTCAAGGCACCCACCGGCGCTGCACCTTCTTTGCTGCATTCTAAGCACGCATCCACCCACAAGGAGGAGGTTGGCACCAAGCATTTCTCCGACGAACTCGTCACCGGACACATTTACGCCAAACATCGTGATGACGATAGTACCAAAATTGATCTCCCCAGTTACATCTCAGTTATCGAGAATATTATCACAACTGCTGATCAAATTATTGATACTGTTCATCGG GGAACCGACGGCCGCTTGGTACACTCTGATGCAAGTTTGGCATTCAATGTTGTGATCGAGCCTCCGCTTTGTACCCTTCATCGTATCTCTAGCGAG TTGTCATGCAAAGCTCCCGGGATTGAAAAAGCACACGAGACAACACTAGAAATCTTCGAAATATTGGCTAATTATCCATGGGAAGCCAAGGCAGCTCTCACATTGATAGCCTTTGCAGCCGATTATGGAGACTTATGGCATCTCCACCATTACTCCCATGCTGATCCATTGGCTAAATCATTGGCCATTATCAAGCGAGTAGCTACCTTGAAGAAGCACTTAGACTCACTTCGATACCGACAAGTGCTTCTCAATCCCAAGAGCCTTATTCAAAGCTGTTTGCAAGCAATCAAATACATGGATGAGATACGAGAATTCTCCAAATATGATGTCAAGGAACTCTCTGAGTTACCCGCTGCTCTTCGTCTGATCCCATTGGTTACTTATTGGGTTATACACACTATTGTCGCTTCTAGAATTGAGCTCTCCAGCTATCTCAGCGAAACCGA gaatCAGCCACAGAGATATTTGAATGATTTGTCTGAAAAAATGGCTAGGGTACTCGACGTACTCGAAAAGCATCTCGAAACATTACGCGAACAACATG AGGAGGTTGATCTCTACCGGTGGCTGGTTGACCATATTGAGCATTATCGTACCGACATTACATTGGTTATTCCAAAGCTTCTTAGCGGCAGAACAGAAACCAAGCCACTTATTGATGGCTCTACCCTAAGAGAG GTCGGTATTCATGAAAGTTTGTCGGGAAAGAACGTGATATTGGTCATTTCTGGGTTGGATATCTCCGAggatgatatcaaagctattCATAATGTTTACGATGAATTGAAAAGTAGAGGCACTAATTATGAGATAGTTTGGATTCCAATTATCTTGGAGTCGAATCATGAAGACGATCACAAGAAATATGAGTATCTGCGTTCTACAATGAAGTGGTACTCAATCCAGTTTACTACAAAAATATCGGGCATGAGATACCTCGAGGAGAAGTGGCAACTTAGAGAAGATCCATTAGTTGTGGTACTCAGCCCACAGTCTGAAGTGGTGTTCATGAATGCAATTCATCTAATTCGAGTTTGGGGAACTGAAGCAATCGATTTTAAGGAAGATAGAGCCAAGTttttattgagaaaaaattGGCCCGATTCAACTCTTGTCAAGTTCACTCACCAACCAAGATTGCAAAGTTGG ATCAAGCAAGAGAAAAGCATCTTATTCTATGGTGGCAAAGAACCAATGTGGATCCAACAATTTGAAGAGAGGGTAGAAATTTTGAAGAGTGATCCGTTGATAAGGGACGGTGGTTCGTTTGAGATCGTACGCATAGGAAAGAATGCAAAAGGAGAGGATGATCCTGCACTCATGGCTCGTTTTTGGAAAATACAATGGGGCTATTTTATAGTCAAAAGTCAGTTGATTGGTTCAAGTGCGAGCGAGACAACCGAAGACATTCTCAGGTTGATTTCTTACCAAAATGAAGATGGTTGGGTTGTTCTTTCTGTAGGGTCTGCGCCTGTGTTAGTTGGCCGTGggatattgattttgaagttgCTTGAGGAATTCCCAAAATGGAAGCAGAGTTTGCGCCTAAAGGCTTTCCCGGATGCTTTTAGAGATTACTTTAATGAGCTGGCTCTCAAGAGTCACCAATGTGATCGAGTCATTCTTCCAGGGTTTAGTGGATATATTCCTATGATTGTTAATTGTCCTGAGTGTCCTCGTTTCATGGAGACTGGTATTAGCTTCAAGTGCTGCCACGGAGGTGCTCATATGTGA